Part of the Vigna unguiculata cultivar IT97K-499-35 chromosome 3, ASM411807v1, whole genome shotgun sequence genome, ttcctcttgtatgtagcttttctacgctctaggcatatatctatctattagagataataaaatcatgctctaattgttgatcaaactcttctgtgtgtaaatagaaatattttaggctttgaagttgtgtaagggaagagCAAGATTAAGAATCATCTCTAAGGTGAtggaagctaatcatttagaagttattagttttcttaaaatattgagtcttgtttttaagatttaatttggggtattcataaattttatcttttttgtaaataggtgagagtaaaagaatttattattttttcaagaggaaagttgtgataaagatgaaaaaagtgcatctacgtcatctaaaattgagaaacttcatgagaatccaaaaattgaagaaaatgaaaaacaattctctaaggttcctaaagttacatGTAGTGGATTTGAAAATGCTGTAGAACCTAATCCGGGGAAGCGTattcaaatttggcaatacccaCTAAATCAAATTGATAAGATATCATCTAAAATGGGATCCATATCTAATGCATTTAGAAAATTATCCTTTGTCTGGTAAAGATGATCATCTAAGAAGATTTCAGTATACATggtttaacttattttcttCATGGTTAGAGTATTCGCCAACCATTAAAAGATGCTACATATTACTTACCGTGTTATCCTTTTGTAAGAAACCAAGTGGACGACCTGACTCGGATGTTTTCATTGTTATAAATTGTTATAggtaattgagttgattttcatggaaaaagatattgaaaCTAGCTTCTattctgattcaattattgaaaattttaagtcATTAGAAGAACGTAGAGGAACACTCTAACTAAcaataacttctttttttaatatattagtgttgatgataaactttactTTACTCttgcatatatattattgtcatattgtttggattctattgtcataagtgtttattttgaatatagaaaataaagtaaagaaagaaatatttttattaattaaaaaataataatttatatataacaaatataatttggtccctcaaattTTTATTCAAGTTCCACCACTTGCATCATATAAGAGAAGGCTTTTGTGCTTTAGGAATGttgagaaatttttttatatattatacaattattttaagttttatattaaataaatataagaaaattaaatatgtaatgtaatgtaatgaagatggtttctaaatttattattttaagattttaaatttaaaatgctattgatttttatattaatttgacaCATGTCTTGTGTCTTATAGCTAATTCTTCATTAAAAAATCTATcaataattagttaaaataatgtaaaaataataccatttataaaaacatgtataattttgtaaaaatttattggttgattgattatttttaggaaaaatattattacacaATGACatttacttaaataataaataatagaaaaaaaatgttcaggAAAATAGGATGTACACATGTCAGGTGGAAGTGGTCTTTGTATCCTCTACTCTTCAGTAAAGATATAATAAgatgttaattcatttaatactaataataataaaaaatccgTTTTAAAGAGTATACAAGTTACTTCACTCTGTGGGTGGGTGGTAGCAATGACATCGATGGATTACATTCACTGTACACGTGTACGGTCAAACCTCATCCCCGCTCGCAACTATATCACACCGGCAAGATCAAGATCAAAATCCAACGTTGGAGCGAAGCTAACCTTGAAACCTTGTACACCAACACTGAAAGAACCGTTGGTGGTGTTTTGTTCTGACGCTGTTGTTCTTGTGAAGCGGAACCCATTAGCATCATTGACATTGTTGTGGATGGCGACCAAAGTGATGGAGGTGATGAAAGGTCTGGACTTGAAGCGGTACATGGGGCGGTGGTACGAGATTGCGTGTTTTCCGTCGAGGTTTCAGCCCAGTGACGGCGTCAACACCAGAGCCACCTACACTTTCGGCGATGACGGCACTGTCAGAGTTCTGAACGAGACTTGGAGCGGTGGCAAAAGAAGCTTCATCGAGGGCACTGCTCACAAGGCAGATCCCAACAGTGATGAGGCCAAATTGAAGGTCAGATTTTGGGTTCCTCCTTTCTTACCCGTCATTCCTGTCACTGGTGATTACTGGGTTTTGTTCATCGATCCTGATTATCAGTATGCTCTCATTGGCCAACCTAGCAGGAATTATCTTTGGGTAAGAACCCCATTTCCCTTTTCATTCATCTCACAATGCCAAACCTTGAAAATTGTAGCCAAAGAACAATTTTTTAACACTCTTGGTATAAATGTCTCAAATATAAGGTTTGATTTTGAGAAATGTGCATATATTGGTTTGAACTGTGATGTCTGAAAATGTGAAATTGGTTCCTAGATATTGTCGAGGAAGAATGATATGAATGATGAAACCTACAAGGAGCTTGTTGAGAGAGCGAAGGATGAGGGTTATGATGTGAGCAAACTCCATAAAACTCCACACACCAATCCTCCACCTGAGGGAGAAGGTCCTGAAGACACCAAAGGCGTGTGGTGGGTCAAGTCCCTTCTGGGGAAATAGTTATTATATCTGAAGCTGAAAGAGAGTGTTTCATATCAGTAATAAAAGTAGATGCAAAATAGACCAagctgatgatgatgatgatgattatgattatgatgTGAACTTTTGTAAAGTTTACCTTTGATGCTCTGATTGTGTTTGTTTTTAGTTGAATCCATTGTCTGAACTTGAATACTTTATGCCTCTGATTGTTTGTTTTTAGATGTTCTTGGTGAGAATCCAGTGTCTGAATGAACTTGAATACTTTGCACCGATTTTCATTTTGCTTTTACTTGCTATTTGTTGAATTTTGAATTATCTTCTTTGCAATTAATCCATTTTGGTGTGGGGAAGATGATGATATGAGAATTCATTAGTGTCTCAATGAGAAGTATGAGATTGATCATAGATTCAGATGGTTTTTATGGAAGTAGCtacagagaaaagaaaataattgtttctGCGGAATTTCagctttttaaaaaatatctaccaaagaaaaagaaaaaaaaaattgttattatttcatAATGCCAAActatttttggaagattttttttttctgaattagaATTGggttaatttataaaaaaaaaattaaaactaatagtGGAGGTAGTACTCGTCTTCAATGTGTTGTTATTAGTAACTCTCTAAATCCTTCCTTTTAAAGAGGGTTTTTCAAACTTACATCACTTTAAGTTAAGAAGAAAAGCGTACTCAACTAATAACAGATGAGGACAAGTTAATTCAATAATatctcttttaatattttcagtttaataatttttaaaaggaattcatttttttatttaaaagaaatgaaacgggattaaaatatataattaaaattggcTGAGCTAAGGAAACAATTGGGGTGGCCATTTTGCAGAAAGAATGATAaataatgttagaaaatgagagaaagtgaaaataaataactcTTAATTATCTAAAAGATGATGGATAATTGGATTCTAACATTTCTCCAATCATTGGATTTAAAGCACACCAAGAATTGGAATGATAGAGACAGAAAAGACTATAGAAAAATAATGGTTTGAAAGTTTAAGCAGaaaattgtattataataatataacaatgcCAATGAATGATAAGTTAGAAAGCTGTCTGTTGTCGTTTCTCTGAACTATATTAGAGCGGTTTGATACCATTAATAAAACACTCGAAAACTGTTATagtacaatttaatatttttttattaaaatggatTATgagatggattttttttttggaaggtTTCAAAAGTATATTTTTGGAAGGTTTcaaaagtatatttttgaaactattatttccttccaaaaattGTGCTATGTATGATGTTGAAAACTATTTTATCCTgtatttaagaaagaaaaaaagtgcaAACCTCTACTAAATTTACCAGGGTTATATAATTCATACTGAAAGTAAAAGTTTATAACAAAGAATTCATGTTGTAACTCAGcaactttttttttgaaaaaaatataataatcatataaGTGACAAAGATACACAAATATTCATATATGAGACTTTGAGctggttttaattattttaattaaaataattcatgaaattatttaatgaatttgagttaattaaatattaaacgtATTAGATGTAACAGAtggaaaagaaacaaaaacaggAAACGATCCCAAAAATAACAATGTAAGGCTGGCCAACGATTTATGCGCGAAAATGTGTggaaatagataaaaaaaataatatttgtgagTCAATCTCACTCACCAATTCGTTTTCCTCTTTTCCATTACATTCCCTCGAGGATTTTTCTCAGAAAAACTCGCAGGGAATGCCTGTTTCATCCATTCAATAGATCGAGGTTCGAACATCACTTTTGGGTATGCCATCTTCAATCACCTTTCTTTGATTCTTCGtttctattttcctttttcctgTTTCAGAACATGAAACTCAAATTATGATCAACTTCTGTTTCCCAACCCTTTATGCTCTTCTGATTCACACAACACAATTTCACAATTAGGTTCAATAATATGAGAATGAAATGGGATTATTGCAGCAGCCATGTAGCATCATCCAAAAGGAAGTTATTAAGACAAATTTGAAACCATTACTGTATGAGCAGAAACGTAGGAATTTTAAACGTTTCATTGATTGATCCATCCATCGATCCATCGTTTTACTTCACACTGACTCGGTTTAGTTTGGAATGTGACAGGAAAAGAACAAAATGCTCAGAACCTTGTTTCTGATTTCCTTGTTGATTCATTCGATCGTAGCCCAAAAATCTGCACTTCCACCAAAAGCTGCTGCACCTGCACCTGTACCTGTACCTGCAACTGCAACTGCACCTGCACCTACACCTGCAACTGCACCTCAATTAACGAAATGGTCAACATTGAGTGGTGGGTATCCATAGGAGTTATTGTTTCTGTGAACAATGGCTTCCATGGTTCGTTGATGTGATTGTTTTGTTGGTGTTGCAGGTAATGAGCCTCTTGTAATTGCGCGTGGTGGTTATTCGGGACTCTTCCCTGAAGGCACTCCAGACGCCATTGCACTAGCAAGAGATATAAGCATTTTATTGTGCAATCTTCAGTTGTCCAAAGATGGCGGGGCTTTTTGTATCACAGGATCTACACTTGACAATGCAACAACTATAGAATTCTTCGATACTAAGCAAAGTACCTACAATATTAATGGGAAGGACGTGAAAGGACACTTTTCAGTGGATTACAATTCAGAACAGATTGCCATGAATATATCAGGTGAATGAGTTAATAGATTATAGGTTGAAATAGgagcaataaaaaaaaatatagtgttAGGAGGTTTTGAGGTTTGAAATTGAAGGTTTGGTCTGTTATGTGCAGTGATTCAGGCCATATTTTCACGACCCAGTGCTTACGATGGTCTTGATCCAGTTCTGAACCTTGATGCTCTGATGAGTGGGAAAAACCCTCCGAGGTTTTGGTTGAATGTTCAGGTCTGAATTCCTTAATTGTTTGTGTTAGTAgcaatttattataatattaattgcGTGTTGTGTTGTTGCAGAATGCAGCATTCTACCATGAAAAGGGAGTAAAGGTGGTAGATATTGTTTTGGAATTACTGAATGCGTATCAAATAGAATTTGTTTCAGCTTCAGATATGGGGTTCTTGAAGAGTCTGATTGAGAAAACAAATAGGCAACCGAAGGTGGTGTTTCAACTTCTTAATGCTAAGGATGTGGAACCTTCAACCAAGAAGCCATATGAAAGTGTTATAAAGGATATTGCTACAATAAAGTCATTTGCAACAGGCATAATGGTCCCAAAAGAATACATATGGCCCCTTAAAGCAGACAAATATCTGGGAAATCCCACCACACTTGTGGCTGATGCCCATAAATCAGGACTAGAAGTCTATGCTTCTGGTTTTGCCAATGATTATTTTACTAGCTATTCTTATAACTATGATCCTACCGCTGAGTACCTTCAATTTTTCGACAACGGagatgttgttgatggtgtTGTCACCGATTTCCCATCAACAGCATCAAATGCTATAGGTGAGATGTCAAAAAATCTTCCACTTAAATTCACAATCGCCTCTTCGACTTTctaacacatttttgttttacagTTTGCTATGCACACAATAATACCTTGACCAAAAAAGGTATATTACTAATCTTAATACGTTATCGATCATATAATAATTAGAgatgagaaataatttttttttatataaatattggtCAAACCT contains:
- the LOC114177065 gene encoding temperature-induced lipocalin-1-like, which produces MTSMDYIHCTRVRSNLIPARNYITPARSRSKSNVGAKLTLKPCTPTLKEPLVVFCSDAVVLVKRNPLASLTLLWMATKVMEVMKGLDLKRYMGRWYEIACFPSRFQPSDGVNTRATYTFGDDGTVRVLNETWSGGKRSFIEGTAHKADPNSDEAKLKVRFWVPPFLPVIPVTGDYWVLFIDPDYQYALIGQPSRNYLWILSRKNDMNDETYKELVERAKDEGYDVSKLHKTPHTNPPPEGEGPEDTKGVWWVKSLLGK